In the genome of Perca fluviatilis chromosome 4, GENO_Pfluv_1.0, whole genome shotgun sequence, one region contains:
- the LOC120557334 gene encoding cytokine-like protein 1, translating into MRLGLAALACFFSFVWLSECAPPTCYSRALGLSKEVMSLLDKIHTYHRTIKCAKILPTIFLDVHNSCVTTKLRDFLYVVLNHPDQYCRERPRMVLLKRKVQNLHTIITRVCYRDLVFFTDDCEAIDTGHSSPHYAEDRLQLLQEER; encoded by the exons ATGAGGCTGGGACTCGCCGCCCTCGCGTGTTTCTTCAGCTTCGTGTGGCTGTCGGAGTGCGCGCCTCCGACCTGCTACTCCAGAGCGCTCGGCCTGAGCAAAGAAGTCATGTCTCTGCTGGATAAAATACACACGTACCATCGCACG ATAAAGTGTGCCAAGATTCTACCCACGATCTTCCTTGATGTGCAT AACTCATGTGTCACAACCAAGCTCCGTGACTTTCTCTACGTGGTGCTGAACCATCCTGACCAGTACTGTAGAGAGCGTCCCAGAATGGTGCTGCTCAAACGTAAAGTCCAGAACTTGCACACCATCATCACCAGAGTCTGTTATCGG GACCTGGTGTTTTTCACCGATGACTGTGAGGCTATTGACACTGGACACAGCAGCCCTCACTATGCAGAGGACAGGCTTCAGCTACTGCAAGAGGAGAGataa